One genomic window of Halobellus limi includes the following:
- a CDS encoding DUF6663 family protein, whose product MTPTTTGRYRVLGRPRDPDELLLVSVADAADTAPPTAENPSPAADGEADSTFDPAYVGTAGYEGELADAVDSLSAGNLIDATLAWADGDPRFESVDVVAESAFEFYDGVTGIFEAAKGAWMVAEADNAAMNGRVTKNTDGEPNGALYVFAKQSGARDLFEEFRTGVTPIDPLVRRADEAESVPPEAEQPRAVFVLRPVDEPFVVVYVVFRRDGVLAETIRSTYDGPD is encoded by the coding sequence ATGACCCCGACGACGACCGGCCGCTACCGCGTGCTCGGGCGACCGCGTGATCCGGACGAACTCCTGCTCGTCTCGGTCGCCGACGCGGCGGACACCGCGCCCCCGACCGCTGAGAACCCGTCCCCGGCGGCGGACGGCGAAGCCGATTCGACCTTCGACCCGGCGTACGTCGGGACGGCGGGCTACGAGGGCGAACTCGCCGATGCCGTCGACTCGCTTTCGGCCGGCAACCTGATCGACGCGACGCTCGCGTGGGCCGACGGCGACCCCCGCTTCGAGTCCGTCGACGTCGTCGCCGAGAGCGCCTTCGAGTTCTACGACGGCGTCACCGGCATCTTCGAGGCCGCCAAGGGGGCGTGGATGGTCGCCGAGGCGGACAACGCGGCGATGAACGGCCGCGTGACGAAGAACACCGACGGCGAACCCAACGGCGCGCTGTACGTGTTCGCGAAGCAGTCCGGCGCTCGGGACCTCTTCGAGGAGTTCCGGACCGGCGTGACGCCGATCGACCCGCTCGTCCGGCGCGCCGACGAGGCCGAGTCGGTTCCGCCGGAGGCCGAGCAACCCCGCGCGGTGTTCGTGTTGCGGCCGGTCGACGAGCCGTTCGTCGTCGTCTACGTGGTGTTCCGGCGCGACGGCGTGCTGGCGGAGACGATCCGCTCGACGTACGACGGACCGGACTGA
- the kdgK1 gene encoding bifunctional 2-dehydro-3-deoxygluconokinase/2-dehydro-3-deoxygalactonokinase, whose product MTDIVTFGETMLRLSPPRGERLERTSELGVRTGGAESNVAVAAARLGRDATWISKLPDSALGRRIVSELRSHGVRMDVAWDGSDDARLGTYYLEHGGEPRGTDVIYDRADASVTTATPGELPAGALDDASVFYTSGITPALSQTLGETTEALLRAAQERGTTTAFDLNYRGKLWSPMEAGERYESLFPHVDVLVAAERDAATCLGREGDAVEVANGLLRDFDFETVVLTRGESGSLAVHDGEVYEQDVYDAETFDPIGTGDAFVGGFLAKRLDGGDVSDALAYGAATASLKRTVDGDLAVVTAEEVDAVVERNAGGISR is encoded by the coding sequence ATGACCGACATCGTGACCTTCGGCGAGACGATGCTCAGGCTCTCGCCGCCCCGGGGCGAACGACTCGAACGGACGTCCGAACTCGGCGTCCGGACGGGGGGCGCAGAGAGCAACGTCGCCGTGGCGGCCGCCCGCCTCGGCCGCGACGCGACCTGGATCTCGAAGCTGCCGGACTCGGCGCTCGGGCGCCGGATCGTCTCGGAACTGCGGAGCCACGGGGTACGCATGGACGTCGCGTGGGACGGTTCCGACGACGCGCGGCTGGGGACGTACTACCTCGAACACGGCGGGGAACCGCGCGGGACCGACGTGATCTACGACCGGGCCGACGCCTCGGTGACGACGGCGACCCCCGGGGAGCTCCCGGCCGGCGCGCTCGACGACGCGAGCGTCTTCTACACGAGCGGCATCACGCCGGCGCTCTCGCAGACGCTCGGGGAGACGACCGAGGCGCTGCTCCGGGCGGCCCAGGAGAGGGGGACGACCACGGCGTTCGACCTGAACTACCGGGGGAAGCTCTGGTCGCCGATGGAGGCCGGCGAGCGTTACGAGTCGCTGTTCCCGCACGTGGACGTGCTCGTCGCCGCCGAGCGCGACGCGGCGACCTGTCTCGGCCGCGAGGGCGACGCCGTGGAGGTGGCGAACGGCCTCCTCCGTGACTTCGACTTCGAGACGGTCGTCCTCACGCGCGGCGAGAGCGGCTCTCTCGCGGTCCACGACGGCGAGGTGTACGAACAGGACGTCTACGACGCCGAGACGTTCGATCCGATCGGGACGGGCGACGCGTTCGTCGGCGGCTTCCTCGCGAAGCGACTCGACGGCGGCGACGTCTCCGACGCGCTCGCCTACGGCGCGGCGACCGCGTCGCTGAAGCGCACCGTCGACGGCGACCTGGCCGTCGTCACGGCCGAGGAAGTCGACGCCGTCGTCGAACGGAACGCCGGCGGGATCTCGCGGTGA
- a CDS encoding tubulin-like doman-containing protein codes for MPNGGRPLSPPPAGAVTVIGLGSAGCRMLSAVEDAVDRYEPDPAFSYVAIDSSVPDLDANASAEARKIHLDAPTSRFSDDREKLDYLDVSAELAYDGGTTRRRPVGRYCVDNAESVDPFVEELSGVLGAGSERVEGHPEAHHVWLLSSLGGGTGSGLIPLLAGLVDTLSPQAATFGIGSVPRLDGLESTSSVPPGDSTLYYNAYAALRELRVLLGLGDGDPYPLELELQSDPRSVESDSLALEGSPIDAYGLIGTDQAAVADDAYIRTRNRIAADLIVDSAVETDLVASRPAGGWTNDTTLFSLDGGGFSAPVDDLREFYETAAEREETDAAIGRKETRHSSVEDALRGARAVLDRESVAALSDGEADDLPVSPEAFARVRDEAASIDLVHLDEPKLDSTVESAAEETDPIGSIDDEALTTYLLTGQLKRRAEDVVHSHPFPEAVEALADEVRDRIDDPVPGADADPVTRWEQTLEPLLRQRRRTIERAVDRTLPVRVFHRREQKSRLERIRERHAELRELKDEYERLREVRSLVVERHERAGEDLRAERDRLEAEVRELREERTELSERRDRLGRRLDALEDALADPSSGQYSTLPVAAPENADPDAVLSADSLRDLVGADVVAGVAVTDALEETVARLGESVSDRDPVAVDPDTHRRLALSVSDPDGELIGIADDEVTVAGFGSPDPTPFERLDDVSGVPHGEPFSVHAVATYAPIALENTSEFGVVHEWYTDPDRDAGALFDRADAEERIARCFAYPELLAADAPDD; via the coding sequence ATGCCGAACGGCGGACGACCGCTCTCGCCTCCGCCGGCGGGAGCGGTGACGGTGATCGGCCTCGGAAGCGCCGGCTGTCGAATGCTCTCGGCCGTCGAGGACGCCGTCGATCGATACGAACCCGACCCGGCGTTCTCCTACGTCGCGATCGACTCCAGCGTCCCCGACCTCGACGCGAACGCGTCGGCGGAGGCCAGGAAGATCCACCTGGACGCACCGACGAGCCGCTTTTCGGACGACCGCGAGAAACTCGACTATCTCGACGTGTCGGCCGAACTAGCGTACGACGGCGGGACGACCCGTCGGCGCCCCGTCGGTCGCTACTGCGTCGACAACGCCGAGAGCGTCGATCCGTTCGTCGAGGAGCTCTCGGGCGTACTCGGCGCCGGATCGGAACGGGTCGAGGGGCACCCGGAGGCCCATCACGTCTGGCTTCTCAGTTCGCTCGGCGGCGGCACCGGGAGCGGACTCATCCCCCTGCTGGCCGGCCTCGTCGACACGCTCTCGCCACAGGCGGCTACTTTCGGGATCGGGTCCGTGCCGCGACTGGACGGGCTTGAGTCCACCAGTTCCGTCCCGCCGGGCGATTCGACCCTCTACTACAACGCCTACGCCGCCCTGCGCGAGCTCCGCGTCCTGCTCGGCCTCGGCGACGGCGATCCGTATCCGCTCGAACTCGAACTCCAGTCGGACCCTCGATCCGTCGAGTCGGATTCGCTCGCGCTCGAAGGGAGTCCGATCGACGCCTACGGCCTCATCGGGACGGATCAGGCGGCGGTCGCGGACGACGCCTACATCCGGACGCGGAACCGGATCGCGGCGGATCTGATCGTCGATTCGGCCGTCGAGACCGACCTCGTCGCCAGCCGACCGGCGGGCGGGTGGACGAACGACACCACGCTGTTCTCGCTCGACGGGGGCGGGTTCAGCGCGCCCGTCGACGACCTCCGCGAGTTCTACGAGACGGCGGCGGAACGCGAGGAGACCGACGCGGCGATCGGACGGAAGGAGACGCGTCACTCCTCGGTTGAGGATGCCCTCCGCGGGGCCCGTGCCGTTCTCGATCGGGAGTCCGTCGCGGCACTGTCCGACGGCGAGGCGGACGACCTCCCGGTCTCACCGGAGGCGTTCGCGCGCGTCCGAGACGAGGCCGCTTCGATCGATCTGGTCCACCTCGACGAGCCGAAACTCGATTCGACCGTCGAGTCCGCGGCCGAGGAGACCGATCCGATCGGATCGATCGACGACGAGGCCCTAACCACCTACCTCCTCACGGGGCAACTGAAACGACGAGCCGAGGACGTGGTGCACTCGCATCCGTTTCCCGAAGCGGTCGAGGCCCTGGCCGACGAGGTCCGCGACCGCATCGACGACCCGGTTCCGGGGGCAGACGCTGACCCCGTGACGCGGTGGGAGCAGACGCTCGAACCGCTCCTCCGACAGCGCCGGCGGACGATCGAGCGCGCCGTCGACCGTACGCTGCCCGTTCGGGTGTTCCACCGCCGCGAGCAGAAGTCGCGACTGGAACGGATCCGGGAGCGACACGCCGAACTCCGTGAGCTGAAGGACGAGTACGAGCGGCTCCGGGAGGTTCGGTCGCTGGTCGTCGAGCGCCACGAGCGGGCGGGCGAGGACCTCCGGGCCGAGCGGGACCGTCTCGAAGCGGAGGTGAGAGAGCTTCGCGAGGAGCGAACCGAACTCTCCGAGCGGCGGGACCGGCTCGGACGGCGACTCGACGCGCTCGAAGACGCGCTCGCCGATCCGTCGTCCGGGCAGTACTCGACGCTCCCGGTGGCAGCCCCCGAAAACGCCGACCCCGACGCGGTGCTGTCGGCCGACTCCCTCCGCGACCTCGTCGGCGCCGACGTCGTCGCGGGCGTCGCGGTCACAGACGCGCTGGAGGAGACGGTGGCCCGACTCGGTGAGTCGGTTTCCGACCGCGATCCGGTCGCAGTGGACCCGGATACCCACCGGCGACTCGCGCTGTCTGTCTCCGACCCCGACGGTGAGTTGATCGGGATCGCCGACGACGAAGTGACGGTTGCCGGATTCGGGTCACCCGATCCGACGCCGTTCGAACGGCTCGACGACGTCTCCGGCGTCCCACACGGCGAGCCCTTCTCGGTCCACGCGGTCGCGACGTACGCCCCGATCGCACTCGAGAACACCAGCGAGTTCGGAGTCGTCCACGAGTGGTACACCGATCCCGACCGCGACGCGGGTGCCCTCTTCGATCGGGCTGACGCGGAGGAGCGGATCGCGCGGTGCTTCGCGTATCCCGAACTGCTCGCGGCGGACGCGCCCGACGACTAG
- the mutL gene encoding DNA mismatch repair endonuclease MutL, whose amino-acid sequence MRELDDRTVRQIAAGEVVERPASVVKELVENSLDADADRISVAVDAGGTEGVRVRDDGVGMDRESAERAVEEHTTSKIDGIDDLEAGVGTLGFRGEALHTIGAVSRLTIRTKPRARPGDGGNRETRGGDASGTEIRIEGGEVTAVGAAGCPEGTVVEVEDLFFNTPARKKFLKTTATEFDHVNTVVTHYALANPDVAISLEHDGREVFATEGRGSLRSAVLSVYGREVAESMIEVDAEPDSTDATATVERVRGLVSHPETTRSTREYLSTFVNGRYVTDGVLREAVLDAYGGQLASDRYPFAVLFVDVPAGTVDVNVHPRKMEIRFDDESGVRTAVTDAVRTALLDEGLIRSTAPRGRSAPDETEVRPESPTSEVRGGAGHGPPPATADGDAAADSDDVADSDAAADPDADGEGSLAEPESGSRERGPATGVDPTDDDAWTVDGLGGERSDPTAESASEETDLSGNGSDSDWSGNGSGSDLSPGLDADRSAGSKSGAADAEASSPSTARDDPDSRSSSDRRQPPEKPPNAEGRSTSEAPAADGADGRARSGGQGESPRGSRPTGIVGPTVQRDLRGESATLEPRFDSLPSMRILGQLHDTYVVAEADSGLILVDQHAADERVNYERLRAELDGDVVTQALAEPVELELTAREAALFDAYEEALSDLGFRSERVDDRTVAVRSVPAVFAEALDPQLVRDVLSAFVAEGDGGAETVEAVADDLLADLACYPSVTGNTSLTEGSVVELLEALDDCENPYACPHGRPVVIHIDGDEIGDRFERDYPGH is encoded by the coding sequence ATCCGCGAACTCGACGACCGGACGGTCCGACAGATCGCCGCCGGCGAAGTGGTCGAACGCCCCGCCTCGGTCGTCAAGGAACTCGTCGAGAACAGCCTCGACGCCGACGCCGACCGGATCTCGGTCGCCGTCGACGCCGGCGGTACGGAGGGCGTCCGCGTCCGGGACGACGGCGTCGGAATGGACCGCGAGTCGGCCGAACGCGCGGTCGAAGAGCACACCACCAGCAAGATCGACGGCATCGACGACCTCGAGGCGGGCGTCGGCACGCTGGGCTTCCGCGGCGAGGCGCTGCACACCATCGGTGCCGTCTCCCGGCTCACGATCCGGACGAAACCCCGAGCGCGCCCGGGCGACGGTGGGAACCGCGAAACGCGCGGCGGCGACGCCTCCGGCACCGAAATCCGAATCGAGGGCGGCGAGGTGACCGCCGTCGGGGCCGCGGGCTGCCCCGAGGGGACGGTCGTCGAGGTCGAGGACCTCTTCTTCAACACGCCCGCCCGCAAGAAGTTCCTGAAGACGACCGCGACGGAGTTCGACCACGTCAACACGGTCGTCACGCACTACGCGCTCGCGAACCCCGACGTCGCCATCTCGCTGGAACACGACGGCCGCGAGGTGTTCGCCACCGAGGGCCGCGGGAGCCTCCGGTCGGCGGTGCTGTCGGTGTACGGCCGCGAGGTGGCCGAGTCGATGATCGAAGTCGACGCCGAACCCGACTCGACGGACGCGACGGCGACCGTCGAGCGCGTGCGAGGCCTGGTCAGCCACCCCGAGACGACCCGAAGCACCCGCGAGTACCTCTCGACGTTCGTCAACGGCCGGTACGTCACCGACGGCGTTCTCCGGGAGGCCGTCCTCGACGCCTACGGCGGGCAGTTGGCGAGCGACCGCTACCCGTTCGCCGTGCTGTTCGTCGACGTCCCCGCCGGCACCGTGGACGTGAACGTCCACCCGCGGAAGATGGAGATCCGATTCGACGACGAATCGGGCGTCCGGACGGCCGTCACCGACGCCGTACGGACCGCGCTGCTCGACGAGGGACTGATTCGATCGACTGCGCCGCGGGGCCGCTCGGCACCGGACGAGACCGAGGTCCGGCCGGAGTCGCCGACTTCGGAGGTCCGCGGCGGCGCGGGGCACGGTCCCCCACCGGCGACCGCCGACGGTGATGCCGCGGCCGACTCGGACGACGTGGCCGACTCGGACGCCGCGGCAGACCCCGACGCGGACGGCGAGGGATCTCTGGCCGAGCCGGAGTCCGGGAGTCGGGAACGCGGGCCCGCGACCGGCGTGGATCCGACGGACGACGACGCCTGGACGGTCGACGGACTCGGCGGCGAGCGCAGCGACCCGACGGCGGAGTCGGCGTCGGAGGAGACCGATCTGTCCGGCAACGGCTCTGATTCCGACTGGTCCGGCAACGGCTCCGGTTCCGACCTGTCGCCGGGACTGGACGCGGACCGCTCCGCCGGATCGAAGTCCGGGGCGGCCGACGCTGAGGCGTCGTCGCCGTCTACCGCCCGCGACGACCCGGATTCGAGGTCGTCCAGCGACCGGCGACAGCCCCCCGAAAAGCCCCCGAACGCCGAGGGGCGATCGACCTCTGAAGCGCCCGCAGCCGACGGTGCCGACGGTCGGGCTCGGTCGGGAGGACAGGGAGAATCGCCCCGGGGGTCGCGGCCGACGGGTATCGTCGGCCCGACCGTCCAGCGCGACCTGCGGGGCGAGTCGGCGACGCTGGAGCCGCGGTTCGACTCCCTGCCCTCGATGCGGATCCTCGGGCAGTTACACGACACCTACGTCGTCGCCGAGGCCGACTCGGGGCTGATCCTCGTCGACCAGCACGCCGCGGACGAGCGGGTGAACTACGAGCGCCTGCGGGCCGAACTCGACGGCGACGTCGTCACGCAGGCGTTGGCGGAGCCGGTGGAACTCGAACTCACCGCCCGAGAGGCGGCGTTGTTCGACGCCTACGAGGAGGCGCTCTCGGATCTGGGGTTCCGCTCCGAGCGCGTCGACGACCGAACGGTCGCGGTCCGGTCGGTGCCGGCGGTCTTCGCCGAGGCGCTGGACCCGCAACTGGTCCGAGACGTCCTCTCGGCGTTCGTCGCCGAGGGCGACGGCGGGGCCGAGACGGTCGAGGCGGTCGCCGACGACCTCCTCGCGGACCTCGCGTGTTACCCCTCCGTCACCGGGAACACCTCGCTCACCGAGGGCTCGGTCGTGGAACTCCTCGAAGCGCTCGACGACTGCGAGAACCCCTACGCCTGCCCGCACGGTCGCCCGGTGGTCATCCACATCGACGGCGACGAGATCGGAGATCGGTTCGAGCGGGACTACCCGGGGCACTGA
- a CDS encoding NUDIX hydrolase gives MTEEHLQATISLRGVLFAPCGDVLVVRRASDGGWELPGGRLGPHEDAPDGVRREITEETGIDARVGRPIHAVSWRNEGDSGRFAVYYWCEATGDLDVRDGDDPVTLSHEHTDYAWLPPESASDRLSDVQERAVDVATEVYEP, from the coding sequence ATGACCGAGGAGCACCTCCAGGCGACGATCAGCCTCCGCGGCGTGCTGTTCGCGCCCTGCGGCGACGTGCTCGTCGTCCGACGCGCCAGCGACGGCGGCTGGGAGCTCCCCGGTGGACGGCTCGGCCCACACGAGGACGCGCCCGACGGCGTCCGTCGGGAGATCACAGAGGAGACCGGCATCGACGCCCGGGTCGGCCGGCCGATCCACGCGGTGTCGTGGCGGAACGAGGGCGACAGCGGACGGTTCGCGGTCTACTACTGGTGTGAGGCGACCGGTGATCTCGACGTCCGTGACGGCGACGACCCGGTCACGCTCAGCCACGAGCACACCGACTACGCGTGGCTCCCGCCCGAATCGGCGAGCGACCGCCTGAGCGACGTCCAGGAGCGGGCCGTCGACGTCGCGACCGAGGTGTACGAGCCGTGA
- a CDS encoding metal-dependent hydrolase: protein MMATTHALAGVVLAVLAGVLFPGSAAGTSVIPVAAAALGGLFPDFDLYAGHRRTLHFPVYFSAAAVGAALVAVAVPTAVTVAAALFLAAAALHSAMDALGGGLELKPWLGTSERAVYSHYHRRWIRPRRWVRYDGAPEDLFVATAFAAPSVYVLDGLAQTAVLAALAVSALYVLVRKPMVIVTQKLVDALPSQFVDRLPARFVEDFR, encoded by the coding sequence ATGATGGCAACTACGCACGCGCTGGCCGGCGTCGTGCTCGCAGTGCTCGCGGGCGTCCTCTTTCCGGGGAGCGCCGCGGGAACGTCCGTGATACCCGTCGCGGCGGCCGCTCTCGGCGGGTTGTTTCCGGACTTCGACCTCTACGCCGGACACCGCCGGACGTTGCACTTTCCGGTGTACTTCAGCGCCGCGGCCGTCGGGGCCGCCCTCGTGGCCGTCGCCGTCCCCACGGCGGTCACCGTCGCCGCCGCGCTCTTTCTCGCGGCGGCGGCGCTGCACTCCGCGATGGACGCCCTCGGCGGCGGCCTGGAGCTGAAACCGTGGCTCGGCACCTCCGAACGCGCGGTCTACAGCCACTATCACCGCCGCTGGATCCGCCCCCGACGCTGGGTCCGCTACGACGGCGCGCCGGAAGACCTGTTCGTGGCGACCGCGTTCGCCGCCCCCTCGGTGTACGTCCTCGACGGTCTCGCGCAGACGGCCGTCCTCGCCGCCCTCGCCGTCTCCGCGCTGTACGTCCTCGTGCGCAAGCCGATGGTGATCGTCACCCAGAAGCTCGTCGACGCGCTTCCCTCCCAGTTCGTCGACCGACTGCCCGCCCGGTTCGTCGAGGACTTCCGGTAG